The DNA segment AGGTGGGGTCGGTCCAGGCCTCGAGCCTGTTCCTGGTCAGCAGGCTGAACTGTTCGATCACGACGAGCGACGGAACGGTGTTGTCCTCCAACACCGGCAACGCCGCACAGACGAGCTGCTGATGACCTACAGCGACACGGCCCCCGCCCGTACCGGTGCGGCGGCCGAGAAACTCAACCGGATCCTGCTCGGGGTCTGCGCGGCCGTCTGGCTCGCCGTGCTGGGCACCGCGGTGGCGGCGATCGTGGCGCTCGCCGAACTCGGCCGCAGCCGGCCCGCCGTCTCGTCCGACGGCGACACGCCCTGGCTGCTGTACACCGTGATCGGAGTGTCGGCGGTCGTCATCATCGGAGCGGTGCCGCTGCTGCTGCGGGCCCGGCGGACGGCGCAGAGCGAGCCCGCCTCGGTGGTGCTCACCCGCGAGAGGGCAACGCCCGCAAGCGAACCGGCGACCGAGAAGATGCGCGCGGTCAGCACCGTCGCGCAGCCGGTGCCCAGCAGGCTGTCGCCAGGCGAACCGGGAGGCGCGATCGACCGGCTCTGGCTGCAGTGCGCACTGGTGCTCGGCATCGCGATGGGTGTCGCGAACATCGCGATCGGCGCCGCCACCTATCTGATGGCGGTGGGCAACGACACGATCTCCTGGGTGCTCTACGGGGTGGCCGCCGTGGTCACGCTGGCGATGCCAGTTGCGCCCTGGTGGTATCTGCGCGAGCTGCGCGCACTGCTCGAACCGTCGGTCTGACGAGGCGCTGGGCGCGGGTTGCGCCGAGCGAGCGTGCGTCGCGCGTGAGGCTGAAGCTATGCAGCGGAAGTGTGAGTGGTCGCCAGCGTGAGTTCAGTCTCGCGGCAGACCCAGGACGCCGGTGGGGGAGGGGAGCGGTCCGGACCACCGCGCAGCCGTCTCACACAAACACACACACACACAACGAAACGGCCGCCGCGACCTCCGGGTGGGAGGAACGCGGCGGCCGTCTCGTGTCGAACTAGTGGTGGCCGTTCGAGCCGTTGCCGTCGCTGTGCCCGTTCGAGGACCCGTTCGCGTCCTGCCGCTCGCGAAGAGCGGTGAGCGCGCGGCGGTGTGAGGCGTGCGAAGCCTCGGTCAGCGCCTCGTGTTCGACGAGCGGATCGGCGAACAGGAAGCTGCCGCTGCCCGGAGCGCCACCGGAGCCGAGCTTGTTCATCCGCTTCGGCAGCGGAGCACCCTGGTACTCCAGCGGAATCGGATGGCCGTGCTCGTCGACCGGTCCGAGCGGCTGGTGCAGCTCGATGTACGCACCGTGCGGCAGCCGCTTGATGATGCCGGTCTCGATACCGTGCTCGAGCACCTCGCGGTCGCTGCGCTGCAACGACACCGCCCACCGGTAGGTGACGTAGTAGACGATCACCGGCAGAACCACCATGCCGATGCGCCCGATCCACGTCGTCGCATTCAGCGAGATGTGGAACTTGAGCGCGATGATGTCGTTCATGCAGGCGAACGTCAGCAGGATGTAGAACGCGATCGCCATCGCGCCGATCGCGGTGCGGACCGGAGCGTCACGCGGGCGCTGCAACAAGTTGTGGTGGGCGTCGTCCCCGGTCAACTTCTTCTCCAGGAACGGATACACCGTCAGCAACCCGAGGATCAGACCCATCAGCACCGCGATCCACACCGGCTGCGGGATCGTGTAGTTGCCGATGTAGAACTCCCACGCCGGCCACAAGCGGATCAGGCCGTCCGTCCACATCATGTAGAAGTCCGGCTGGCTGCCCGCGGAGACCTGAGACGGCTTGTACGGGCCCAGCACCCAGATCGGGTTGATCTGCAGCAGACCGCCCATCAGGCCGAGGATGCCGACCGTGACGGCGAAGAACGCACCGGACTTCACGGCGAACACCGGCATGACGCGCACGCCGACGACGTTCTTTTCGGTACGACCGGGGCCGGGGAACTGCGTGTGCTTCTGGAACCACACGAGCGCCAGGTGGGCAGCGATGAGCGCGAGCATGATGCCCGGGATCAGCAGGATGTGCAGTGCGTAGAGCCGCGGGATGATGATCGTGCCGG comes from the Mycolicibacterium litorale genome and includes:
- the qcrB gene encoding cytochrome bc1 complex cytochrome b subunit, which encodes MSAQSGSKVAARLAAQGDAIDSRYHPSAAVRRQLNKVFPTHWSFLLGEIALYSFIILLITGVWLTLFFDPSMAEVVYDGVYQPLRGVEMSRAYASALDISFEIRGGLFVRQIHHWAALLFAASIMVHLARIFFTGAFRRPREANWVIGSLLLILAMFEGFFGYSLPDDLLSGTGLRAALSGITMGIPVVGTWMHWALFGGDFPGTIIIPRLYALHILLIPGIMLALIAAHLALVWFQKHTQFPGPGRTEKNVVGVRVMPVFAVKSGAFFAVTVGILGLMGGLLQINPIWVLGPYKPSQVSAGSQPDFYMMWTDGLIRLWPAWEFYIGNYTIPQPVWIAVLMGLILGLLTVYPFLEKKLTGDDAHHNLLQRPRDAPVRTAIGAMAIAFYILLTFACMNDIIALKFHISLNATTWIGRIGMVVLPVIVYYVTYRWAVSLQRSDREVLEHGIETGIIKRLPHGAYIELHQPLGPVDEHGHPIPLEYQGAPLPKRMNKLGSGGAPGSGSFLFADPLVEHEALTEASHASHRRALTALRERQDANGSSNGHSDGNGSNGHH
- a CDS encoding DUF2561 family protein encodes the protein MTYSDTAPARTGAAAEKLNRILLGVCAAVWLAVLGTAVAAIVALAELGRSRPAVSSDGDTPWLLYTVIGVSAVVIIGAVPLLLRARRTAQSEPASVVLTRERATPASEPATEKMRAVSTVAQPVPSRLSPGEPGGAIDRLWLQCALVLGIAMGVANIAIGAATYLMAVGNDTISWVLYGVAAVVTLAMPVAPWWYLRELRALLEPSV